One part of the Phragmites australis chromosome 3, lpPhrAust1.1, whole genome shotgun sequence genome encodes these proteins:
- the LOC133913431 gene encoding uncharacterized protein LOC133913431 isoform X1 codes for MSGPMRAIHSLPAPPRPPAPATARPPLRRKTTAASPIRGYSRAQPQPPPPTPPDLTSRRAALLALILAASPPRPAAAAFSLGIPGPKELLREQKKKSASYLLAPIAASRDTLLKAEALLASANASAEDAEEVTGRIGAAGRDCVPRQRNSIVAFQSRTGVEVCTFSLILKNAASLLSNKDPLKVEADARLGELIQSFSDLGTVLENSNFELTGDRVFEASKCWHLSVLLSCREKMKDGLLNTISALDKFEQSVKDCLGA; via the exons ATGAGCGGCCCAATGCGCGCCATCCACTCGCTCCCCGCGCCACCGCGGCCGCCGGCCCCGGCGACGgcgaggccacctctccggcgCAAGACAACGGCAGCCTCGCCCATCCGGGGGTACTCACGAGCACAGCCGCAACCACCGCCACCCACGCCTCCGGACCTCACCTCTCGCCGCGCCGCGCTCCTCGCCCTCATCCTGGCCGCCTCGCCGCCCCGCCCGGCCGCCGCAGCCTTCTCCCTCGGCATAC CTGGGCCGAAGGAGCTGCTGCGGGAGCAGAAGAAGAAGTCGGCTTCCTACCTCCTTGCGCCCATCGCTGCCTCCCGCGATACCCTCCTCAAAGCCGAAGCTCTTCTGG CTTCGGCGAATGCGTCTGCTGAGGACGCCGAGGAGGTGACGGGGCGGATCGGTGCGGCAGGGAGGGACTGCGTGCCGCGGCAGAGGAACTCAATTGTCGCGTTCCAGTCGCGGACGGGAGTTGAG GTGTGCACATTCAGCTTGATACTGAAGAATGCCGCGTCGCTGCTCAGCAATAAGGATCCTCTCAAGGTTGAGGCTGATGCTAGGCTTGGGGAGCTCATACA ATCATTTTCTGACCTGGGAACAGTATTGGAGAACAGTAATTTCGAGCTCACTGGCGATAG GGTCTTTGAAGCTAGTAAATGCTGGCATTTATCAGTTTTACTGTCCTGCAGAGAGAAGATGAAGGATGGCTTGCTGAACACTATCTCTGCCCTTGACAAATTTGAACAGAGTGTTAAAGACTGTTTAGGTGCTTAG
- the LOC133913428 gene encoding uncharacterized protein LOC133913428 isoform X2, whose product MSSKEEGEKVEVEAAPCVNGDLAAEDGGGGGEEGDGEREGEFEAVMAQLAPGGVRALHARVEAEWGPVLQSACQTAAARALWGRAVRDPAAGMLAGERYLRGLHEKMRRDERAGAREVHGVMIAVRTLWFDSRIEAAVAALGGDAQVVLLGAGMDARAYRLSCLKECSVFELDFPELLEMKSDLLHEAMSSANHQKLTMMAKSLIRVPANVRDGDWITKLQSCG is encoded by the exons ATGTCGTcgaaggaggagggagagaaggtggaggtggaggcggcgccGTGCGTCAATGGTGACCTGGCGGCGGAggacggcggcgggggcggcgaaGAGGGAGATGGGGAGCGTGAGGGCGAGTTCGAGGCGGTGATGGCGCAGCTGGCGCCGGGGGGTGTGCGGGCGCTGCACGCGCGGGTGGAGGCGGAGTGGGGGCCCGTGCTGCAGAGCGCGTgccagacggcggcggcgcgcgcgctGTGGGGCCGCGCCGTGCGCGACCCGGCCGCGGGGATGCTGGCGGGGGAGAGGTACCTCAGGGGGCTTCACGAGAAGATGCGGCGCGACGAGCGCGCCGGCGCGCGGGAGGTGCACGGGGTCATGATCGCCGTGCGGACGCTGTGGTTCGACAGCCGCATcgaggccgccgtcgccgcgctcgGCGGGGACGCGCAGGTCGTGCTCCTCGGTGCAG GGATGGATGCTAGAGCGTATCGACTGAGCTGCCTAAAGGAATGCTCGGTATTTGAACTTGACTTCCCGGAGCTCCTAGAAATGAAATCTGACCTTCTGCACGAAGCAATGAGTTCTGCAAATCATCAGAAACTCACCATGATGGCAAAATCATTGATTAGGGTTCCTGCCAACGTACGAGATGGAGACTGGATAACAAAGCTGCAGAGCTGTGG GTAA
- the LOC133913428 gene encoding uncharacterized protein LOC133913428 isoform X1, with product MSSKEEGEKVEVEAAPCVNGDLAAEDGGGGGEEGDGEREGEFEAVMAQLAPGGVRALHARVEAEWGPVLQSACQTAAARALWGRAVRDPAAGMLAGERYLRGLHEKMRRDERAGAREVHGVMIAVRTLWFDSRIEAAVAALGGDAQVVLLGAGMDARAYRLSCLKECSVFELDFPELLEMKSDLLHEAMSSANHQKLTMMAKSLIRVPANVRDGDWITKLQSCGYVPERNTIWVLEGIIYYLDHAHAMQVLETIAANRTSACTVLLADFLNKNATSLSPTMYHFYHDNPDLLLPSIGFSQVTVSQIGDPQAHFGLLSHPENLFDKLRRLPRSMETNPEDGTPCCRLYFVEATASPDDQTTCPLDHHH from the exons ATGTCGTcgaaggaggagggagagaaggtggaggtggaggcggcgccGTGCGTCAATGGTGACCTGGCGGCGGAggacggcggcgggggcggcgaaGAGGGAGATGGGGAGCGTGAGGGCGAGTTCGAGGCGGTGATGGCGCAGCTGGCGCCGGGGGGTGTGCGGGCGCTGCACGCGCGGGTGGAGGCGGAGTGGGGGCCCGTGCTGCAGAGCGCGTgccagacggcggcggcgcgcgcgctGTGGGGCCGCGCCGTGCGCGACCCGGCCGCGGGGATGCTGGCGGGGGAGAGGTACCTCAGGGGGCTTCACGAGAAGATGCGGCGCGACGAGCGCGCCGGCGCGCGGGAGGTGCACGGGGTCATGATCGCCGTGCGGACGCTGTGGTTCGACAGCCGCATcgaggccgccgtcgccgcgctcgGCGGGGACGCGCAGGTCGTGCTCCTCGGTGCAG GGATGGATGCTAGAGCGTATCGACTGAGCTGCCTAAAGGAATGCTCGGTATTTGAACTTGACTTCCCGGAGCTCCTAGAAATGAAATCTGACCTTCTGCACGAAGCAATGAGTTCTGCAAATCATCAGAAACTCACCATGATGGCAAAATCATTGATTAGGGTTCCTGCCAACGTACGAGATGGAGACTGGATAACAAAGCTGCAGAGCTGTGGGTATGTTCCTGAAAGAAATACCATCTGGGTACTTGAAGGCATTATCTATTACCTTGACCATGCGCATGCAATGCAAGTCCTCGAGACCATAGCAGCCAACCGCACCTCAGCTTGCACAGTCCTCCTGGCCGACTTCCTGAACAAGAATGCAACGTCGCTCTCTCCGACAATGTACCATTTCTACCATGACAACCCTGACCTCTTGCTGCCTTCTATTGGGTTCTCTCAGGTAACAGTGTCACAAATTGGAGACCCACAAGCACATTTTGGGCTGCTAAGTCACCCAGAGAACTTATTTGATAAACTGAGGAGACTGCCAAGATCAATGGAAACAAATCCGGAGGATGGCACACCGTGCTGCAGATTGTATTTTGTGGAAGCCACTGCTTCACCAGATGACCAGACCACATGTCCACTGGATCACCACCACTAG
- the LOC133913431 gene encoding uncharacterized protein LOC133913431 isoform X2, protein MSGPMRAIHSLPAPPRPPAPATARPPLRRKTTAASPIRGYSRAQPQPPPPTPPDLTSRRAALLALILAASPPRPAAAAFSLGIPGPKELLREQKKKSASYLLAPIAASRDTLLKAEALLASANASAEDAEEVTGRIGAAGRDCVPRQRNSIVAFQSRTGVEVCTFSLILKNAASLLSNKDPLKVEADARLGELIQSFSDLGTVLENSNFELTGDREKMKDGLLNTISALDKFEQSVKDCLGA, encoded by the exons ATGAGCGGCCCAATGCGCGCCATCCACTCGCTCCCCGCGCCACCGCGGCCGCCGGCCCCGGCGACGgcgaggccacctctccggcgCAAGACAACGGCAGCCTCGCCCATCCGGGGGTACTCACGAGCACAGCCGCAACCACCGCCACCCACGCCTCCGGACCTCACCTCTCGCCGCGCCGCGCTCCTCGCCCTCATCCTGGCCGCCTCGCCGCCCCGCCCGGCCGCCGCAGCCTTCTCCCTCGGCATAC CTGGGCCGAAGGAGCTGCTGCGGGAGCAGAAGAAGAAGTCGGCTTCCTACCTCCTTGCGCCCATCGCTGCCTCCCGCGATACCCTCCTCAAAGCCGAAGCTCTTCTGG CTTCGGCGAATGCGTCTGCTGAGGACGCCGAGGAGGTGACGGGGCGGATCGGTGCGGCAGGGAGGGACTGCGTGCCGCGGCAGAGGAACTCAATTGTCGCGTTCCAGTCGCGGACGGGAGTTGAG GTGTGCACATTCAGCTTGATACTGAAGAATGCCGCGTCGCTGCTCAGCAATAAGGATCCTCTCAAGGTTGAGGCTGATGCTAGGCTTGGGGAGCTCATACA ATCATTTTCTGACCTGGGAACAGTATTGGAGAACAGTAATTTCGAGCTCACTGGCGATAG AGAGAAGATGAAGGATGGCTTGCTGAACACTATCTCTGCCCTTGACAAATTTGAACAGAGTGTTAAAGACTGTTTAGGTGCTTAG